The Nocardioides panzhihuensis genome has a segment encoding these proteins:
- a CDS encoding ferredoxin: MRIHIDIDQCDGQGQCNLQAADLYLIDDDGFAARADFEVPGGSEEAAERGAASCPMAAIDVLTD, from the coding sequence TTGCGCATCCACATCGACATCGACCAGTGCGACGGTCAGGGACAGTGCAACCTCCAGGCCGCCGACCTGTACCTGATCGACGACGACGGCTTCGCCGCTCGCGCGGACTTCGAGGTGCCCGGCGGCTCCGAGGAGGCTGCGGAGCGCGGCGCCGCCAGCTGCCCGATGGCCGCCATCGACGTCCTGACGGACTGA
- a CDS encoding LLM class flavin-dependent oxidoreductase produces the protein MTGLGFGLFQPQLKTDVASMISAAQAAEAYGFDSFWVMDHLLAPGAPPCDTLESWTLLTALATSTSTLRLGHLVGCAPFRHPSLLAKMAATFDRVSGGRLELGLGWGSVESELTAFGFEPGSRRERSEALAETLQILDLMFAGDPFDFAGKHFTLAGAYGLPRPVQPRIPVHIGGGGKQLTMPLVRAYADWWNCVGSARDRLDELAPLRGTARISAQYAVGLVHDEADRDAVAARIARRMPVAAWGQPLVGTPAELVSLFETERARGVELAVVRFDDFGSPDTLRRFGTEVISPLRERSS, from the coding sequence GTGACGGGTCTCGGCTTCGGCCTCTTCCAGCCTCAGCTCAAGACCGACGTCGCCTCCATGATCTCCGCGGCGCAGGCCGCGGAGGCGTACGGTTTCGACTCGTTCTGGGTGATGGACCACCTGCTCGCCCCCGGCGCCCCACCCTGCGACACCCTGGAGAGCTGGACCCTGCTCACCGCCCTCGCCACCTCCACCTCCACCCTGCGGCTCGGCCACCTCGTCGGCTGCGCGCCCTTCCGGCACCCTTCGCTGCTGGCGAAGATGGCGGCCACGTTCGACCGGGTCAGCGGCGGCCGGCTCGAGCTCGGCCTGGGCTGGGGCTCGGTCGAGTCCGAGCTGACCGCCTTCGGCTTCGAGCCCGGCTCACGCCGAGAGCGCTCCGAGGCACTGGCCGAGACCCTGCAGATCCTCGACCTGATGTTCGCAGGGGATCCCTTCGACTTCGCGGGCAAGCACTTCACCCTCGCCGGCGCCTACGGCCTCCCCCGCCCGGTCCAGCCCCGCATCCCCGTCCACATCGGCGGTGGTGGAAAGCAGCTCACGATGCCGCTGGTCAGGGCGTACGCCGACTGGTGGAACTGCGTGGGCAGCGCCCGCGACCGCCTCGACGAGCTCGCGCCGCTGCGCGGAACGGCCCGGATCTCAGCCCAGTACGCGGTCGGCCTGGTCCACGACGAGGCCGACCGTGACGCTGTCGCCGCACGGATCGCCCGCCGGATGCCGGTCGCCGCGTGGGGCCAGCCGCTCGTCGGCACCCCCGCCGAGCTCGTCTCCCTCTTCGAGACCGAGCGGGCCCGTGGCGTCGAGCTCGCCGTCGTACGCTTCGACGACTTCGGCTCGCCAGACACCCTGCGCCGCTTCGGCACCGAGGTCATCTCCCCGCTCCGTGAGCGGTCATCCTGA
- a CDS encoding bifunctional 3-(3-hydroxy-phenyl)propionate/3-hydroxycinnamic acid hydroxylase, producing the protein MEASAVQTIERDVVIVGAGPSGATLANLLAGHGLSVLVIDREPDVSDEPRAVGIDDEAIRTLQSFGMAEAVLDTAVRNAPIRYFDSRKRILAHVAPSARPYGWPRRNLFFQPTLETLLRCGLEAYDNVELRTGCTALELRQDAEGVTVVAAEGGERFAARAQYAVGADGGKSFVRQATSVALRGETAPMKWLVVDVEEDTWDAPYSAVYTSPERPSMTIPLPFGHRRFEFEILDGEDPESMAEEEAVERLMKPFYPDSPVPRILRRRVYWHHSRTAETFQAGRVFLVGDAAHLQPPFFGQGMNSGIRDVTNLAWKLGFVLTGRAGAGLLASYDAERREAAREMVDFATGIGRLYHPRSRATEAVRNVLFRGAQRLPGARDYILQMKHKPVPRYRDGFVVTAPRSDKGSLVGRAFPQPMVQRLDGARVRLDDVLGSRLALVGLVPGVAEALEPRLAARLRAHGGAVVQGHVPPAYRRAGQLDPETRSGSAPGGTDVIDVYDFDGGLRDLHLARPADEVYVVRPDRYVAAACSLGELDDVLGRLLGLLGSG; encoded by the coding sequence ATGGAAGCAAGCGCGGTGCAGACGATCGAGCGGGACGTCGTGATCGTCGGCGCCGGGCCGTCCGGCGCGACCCTCGCCAACCTGCTAGCCGGCCATGGCCTCTCGGTGCTGGTGATCGACCGCGAGCCGGATGTGAGCGACGAGCCGCGGGCGGTCGGGATCGATGACGAGGCGATCCGGACCCTGCAGTCGTTCGGGATGGCCGAGGCCGTGCTCGACACCGCGGTACGCAACGCGCCGATCCGCTACTTCGACTCGCGCAAGCGGATCCTGGCTCACGTCGCTCCCAGCGCCCGGCCCTACGGGTGGCCGCGCCGCAACCTGTTCTTCCAGCCGACGCTCGAGACCCTGCTGCGGTGCGGCCTAGAGGCGTACGACAACGTGGAGCTGCGGACTGGCTGTACCGCCCTCGAGCTGCGGCAGGACGCCGAGGGCGTCACGGTCGTCGCCGCCGAGGGCGGTGAGCGGTTCGCGGCACGTGCCCAGTACGCCGTCGGCGCCGACGGCGGGAAGAGCTTCGTCCGGCAGGCCACCTCGGTGGCCCTGCGCGGCGAGACCGCGCCGATGAAGTGGCTGGTGGTCGACGTCGAGGAGGACACCTGGGACGCTCCGTACTCCGCCGTCTACACATCCCCCGAGCGGCCCTCCATGACGATCCCGCTGCCCTTCGGCCACCGCCGTTTCGAGTTCGAGATCCTCGACGGCGAGGACCCGGAGTCGATGGCGGAGGAGGAGGCCGTGGAGCGGCTGATGAAGCCGTTCTACCCGGACTCGCCCGTGCCCCGGATCCTGCGGCGACGGGTCTACTGGCACCACTCGCGTACGGCCGAGACGTTTCAGGCCGGCCGGGTCTTCCTGGTCGGGGACGCGGCCCACCTCCAGCCGCCGTTCTTCGGCCAGGGCATGAACTCCGGCATCCGTGACGTCACGAACCTGGCCTGGAAGCTCGGCTTCGTGCTCACGGGCAGGGCGGGCGCCGGGCTGCTCGCGTCGTACGACGCCGAGCGTCGTGAGGCGGCGCGGGAGATGGTGGACTTCGCGACCGGCATCGGACGCCTCTACCACCCGCGCAGCCGGGCGACGGAGGCGGTGCGCAACGTCCTCTTCCGCGGCGCTCAGCGACTGCCCGGGGCCAGGGACTACATCCTGCAGATGAAGCACAAGCCGGTGCCACGCTACCGCGACGGGTTCGTGGTCACGGCGCCCCGCAGCGACAAGGGCTCGCTCGTGGGTCGCGCGTTCCCGCAGCCCATGGTGCAGCGGCTGGATGGCGCTCGGGTGCGGCTCGACGACGTCCTGGGGAGCCGGCTCGCGCTGGTCGGTCTGGTGCCGGGTGTCGCGGAGGCGCTCGAGCCTCGGCTCGCCGCTCGGTTACGCGCCCACGGTGGCGCGGTCGTGCAGGGACACGTGCCGCCGGCCTATCGGCGGGCGGGGCAGCTCGACCCGGAGACAAGGAGCGGCTCGGCGCCCGGTGGGACGGACGTGATCGACGTGTACGACTTCGACGGCGGGCTCCGCGACCTCCATCTCGCCCGGCCGGCCGACGAGGTCTACGTCGTACGGCCCGACCGCTACGTCGCCGCCGCCTGCTCGCTCGGCGAGCTCGACGACGTCCTCGGCCGGTTGCTCGGCCTGCTCGGGTCAGGATGA
- a CDS encoding SDR family NAD(P)-dependent oxidoreductase — protein sequence MSGLLEGKVALVTGAGHGIGRGHALELAKQGATVIVNDLGTSLDGEGTGKVADEVVQIIKDRGGSAVPDFSDIGDEAAVEETVARAYEQLGRLDIVVNNAGIVRDKAIWNMSVDDFDLVMRVHVRGTWLTSRAVAKRWRAESKVSGGPVYGRIINTTSGAGLLGHFGQTNYSAAKAAIVGLTQTLSLELASIGVTVNAISPGGRTRMSASMPGSAPAIEPGELAEDEFDPKDPSLGSPVVAWLASPEAGHVSGQVIRAVGENISLLKAWSPVATVSNGGKRWDADKLGIVLGTDIFGSRAAGLRLGS from the coding sequence ATGAGCGGACTGCTCGAAGGAAAGGTCGCGCTGGTCACCGGCGCCGGTCACGGCATCGGCCGGGGCCACGCGCTGGAGCTGGCCAAGCAGGGCGCCACGGTCATCGTCAACGACCTCGGCACCTCGCTGGACGGCGAAGGCACCGGCAAGGTCGCCGACGAGGTCGTGCAGATCATCAAGGACCGCGGCGGCAGCGCCGTCCCGGACTTCAGCGACATCGGCGACGAGGCGGCTGTCGAGGAGACGGTCGCGCGGGCGTACGAGCAGCTCGGTCGCCTCGACATCGTGGTCAACAACGCCGGCATCGTGCGCGACAAGGCGATCTGGAACATGAGTGTCGACGACTTCGACCTCGTCATGCGCGTCCACGTACGCGGCACCTGGCTGACCAGCCGCGCGGTCGCGAAGCGCTGGCGCGCGGAGTCGAAGGTCTCCGGCGGTCCCGTCTACGGACGGATCATCAACACCACTTCCGGCGCCGGCCTGCTCGGTCACTTCGGGCAGACCAACTACAGCGCAGCCAAGGCCGCGATCGTCGGTCTGACCCAGACCCTCAGCCTCGAGCTCGCCTCGATCGGCGTCACCGTCAACGCGATCAGCCCCGGCGGCCGCACCCGGATGTCGGCATCGATGCCCGGCTCCGCGCCCGCGATCGAGCCCGGCGAGCTGGCCGAGGACGAGTTCGATCCGAAGGACCCCTCCCTCGGCTCCCCGGTGGTCGCCTGGCTGGCCAGCCCCGAGGCCGGCCATGTCAGCGGCCAGGTCATTCGCGCGGTGGGCGAGAACATCTCCCTGCTCAAGGCCTGGTCCCCGGTCGCCACGGTCTCCAACGGCGGCAAGCGCTGGGACGCCGACAAGCTCGGGATCGTCCTGGGCACCGACATCTTCGGCTCCCGCGCGGCCGGCCTGCGACTCGGCAGCTAG
- a CDS encoding Zn-ribbon domain-containing OB-fold protein: MSQSAKPRADLPTVESATRPYWEAAKAGRLLIARCRACEKVHHYPRPFCPSCWSEDVEAIEASGRGTLYTYSTVYVNDLPPFKERLPYVAAMVELEEGPRLMTNIEGCDPEALSVGMAVEVDFRALSDELDAIVFRPAS, encoded by the coding sequence ATGAGTCAGAGTGCCAAACCGCGCGCCGACCTGCCCACCGTCGAGTCGGCGACCCGGCCCTACTGGGAGGCCGCCAAGGCCGGTCGCCTCCTGATCGCGCGGTGTCGTGCTTGCGAGAAGGTGCACCATTATCCGCGGCCGTTCTGCCCGTCGTGCTGGAGCGAGGACGTCGAGGCGATCGAGGCCTCCGGGCGCGGCACGCTCTACACCTACTCGACCGTCTACGTGAACGATCTGCCGCCGTTCAAGGAGAGGCTGCCGTACGTCGCGGCGATGGTCGAGCTCGAGGAGGGCCCTCGGCTGATGACGAACATCGAGGGCTGCGACCCGGAGGCTCTCAGTGTCGGGATGGCCGTCGAGGTCGACTTCCGGGCGCTGAGCGACGAGCTCGACGCGATCGTCTTCCGCCCTGCCAGCTGA
- a CDS encoding enoyl-CoA hydratase/isomerase family protein, which translates to MTDPVIDTAVEQEAAVLHSTEAGVLTITINRPDRANALRPEDRNTLIRLFTEAHTDHDVRVVVLRANGRHFCSGADVVRLADGHAKNVKRATDPMRTIMGGAQTLVASVLDCSKPVLAVVQGGAAGIGAHLAYAADLVVAAETAYFAEAFVKRGLVMDGGGAYLLARRIGPAKAKEMAFFGEKLPAAEALSLGLVNRVVPAGELDATADELIARLAGGPTTAIGLTKRLINDAPDTDRTGAFVAEAMAQEVQSYSEDAKEGVRAFVEKRPADFVGW; encoded by the coding sequence ATGACCGACCCCGTGATCGACACCGCTGTCGAGCAGGAGGCTGCGGTGCTGCACAGCACCGAGGCAGGCGTGCTCACCATCACGATCAACCGTCCCGACCGGGCGAACGCACTGCGCCCCGAGGACCGCAACACGCTGATCCGGCTGTTCACCGAGGCGCATACCGACCACGACGTACGCGTCGTCGTGCTGCGCGCCAACGGCCGCCACTTCTGCTCCGGTGCGGACGTCGTACGCCTCGCCGACGGCCATGCCAAGAACGTCAAGCGGGCGACCGACCCGATGCGCACCATCATGGGCGGGGCGCAGACGCTGGTCGCCTCCGTCCTCGACTGCAGCAAGCCGGTCCTCGCCGTCGTGCAGGGCGGGGCGGCGGGGATCGGCGCCCACCTGGCGTACGCCGCTGACCTGGTCGTGGCCGCCGAGACGGCCTACTTCGCCGAGGCGTTCGTGAAGCGCGGTCTGGTCATGGACGGCGGCGGTGCGTACCTGCTGGCCCGGCGGATCGGGCCTGCCAAGGCCAAGGAGATGGCGTTCTTCGGGGAGAAGCTGCCCGCTGCGGAAGCGCTGAGTCTGGGCCTGGTCAACCGGGTGGTCCCGGCCGGCGAGCTCGATGCGACGGCCGACGAGCTCATCGCTCGCCTGGCCGGCGGGCCGACCACCGCGATCGGCCTGACCAAGCGGCTGATCAACGACGCCCCGGACACCGACCGGACCGGGGCGTTCGTCGCCGAGGCGATGGCCCAGGAGGTCCAGTCCTACTCGGAGGATGCCAAGGAGGGCGTACGCGCCTTCGTCGAGAAGCGGCCCGCCGACTTCGTCGGCTGGTGA
- a CDS encoding cytochrome P450 — protein sequence MSGAESLASSPLNDLSWWHADAEERERTFARHRREDPRPFVRVSAQSESGFWALTRHEDILEVSRRPEDFTSGEGGTQIFDQPAELREYRGSIIDMDNPEHARLRKIVSRGFTVRSLQALRSDIEDTVREIISELPTDGRCDFVTDLAAPLPLRIISNMLGIPREHEQFIFEATNVILGASDAEYIPDQTGAGINKAVTAASVGLIELLEDLAKDRIANPTGDVISQLVAADDENLTPAEMAKFFILLVGAGNETTRNAITHGLIALTDHPEQRELWRADYDTYAVSAVEEIFRWATPVIHFRRTVARDGVMLGEQELTKGEKVVLFYNSGNRDESVFEDPYTFDVTRNPNPHVAFGAAGPHFCLGAHLARLELQVLFKILFEELPDLAAAGEPDLLRSNFLHGVKHLQATYTPR from the coding sequence ATGTCCGGAGCAGAGTCGCTCGCGTCGAGTCCACTCAACGATCTCAGCTGGTGGCACGCCGACGCGGAGGAGCGCGAGCGTACGTTCGCCCGCCACCGTCGCGAGGACCCCCGGCCGTTCGTCCGGGTCAGCGCTCAGAGCGAGTCGGGCTTCTGGGCCCTGACGCGCCACGAGGACATCCTCGAGGTCAGCCGCCGCCCGGAGGACTTCACCTCGGGGGAGGGCGGCACCCAGATCTTCGACCAGCCGGCCGAGCTGCGGGAGTACCGCGGCTCGATCATCGACATGGACAACCCCGAGCACGCTCGGCTGCGCAAGATCGTCTCCCGCGGCTTCACGGTGCGGTCGTTGCAGGCACTGCGCTCCGACATCGAGGACACGGTCCGCGAGATCATCTCCGAGCTGCCCACCGACGGGCGCTGTGACTTCGTCACCGACCTGGCCGCGCCTCTCCCGCTGCGGATCATCAGCAACATGCTCGGCATCCCGCGCGAGCACGAGCAGTTCATCTTCGAGGCCACCAACGTGATCCTCGGTGCCAGCGACGCCGAGTACATCCCCGACCAGACCGGCGCCGGGATCAACAAGGCGGTCACCGCGGCCAGCGTCGGCCTGATCGAGCTGCTCGAGGATCTCGCCAAGGACCGGATCGCGAACCCCACCGGTGACGTGATCAGCCAGCTGGTCGCGGCCGATGACGAGAACCTCACCCCGGCCGAGATGGCGAAGTTCTTCATCCTGCTGGTCGGCGCCGGCAACGAGACCACCCGCAACGCGATCACCCACGGTCTGATCGCGCTCACCGACCACCCCGAGCAGCGCGAGCTGTGGCGCGCCGACTACGACACGTACGCCGTCTCCGCGGTCGAGGAGATCTTCCGGTGGGCGACGCCGGTGATCCACTTCCGGCGCACGGTGGCGCGCGACGGGGTCATGCTCGGTGAACAGGAGCTCACGAAGGGGGAGAAGGTGGTGCTCTTCTACAACTCCGGCAATCGCGACGAGTCCGTCTTCGAGGACCCCTACACCTTCGACGTCACCCGCAACCCCAACCCGCACGTCGCCTTCGGGGCGGCCGGGCCACACTTCTGCCTCGGCGCGCACCTGGCCCGGCTCGAGCTCCAGGTGCTGTTCAAGATCCTCTTCGAGGAGCTGCCCGACCTGGCGGCCGCTGGTGAGCCCGACCTGCTGCGATCCAACTTCCTGCACGGGGTCAAGCACCTGCAGGCGACCTACACGCCCCGCTGA
- a CDS encoding cysteine hydrolase, with amino-acid sequence MSPSEEVADDLRPREADTPMTDQNPDPYHSPALVISECQVGILESGRSVTGSLAEQAETRGIVDRIGTLANRFRERGLPVVHCLIEHRADQIGMLPNSYLGAMALRSRTMTAGTRDVAVPAALGPKPSDIVSSRATGLTAFYGTDLDAMLRHCRVRTLVLTGVSTNVALPGLAMEAVNRGYDVALAEDCTAGSSAEAHEFFVRNQLALLARITTAADVAARLP; translated from the coding sequence ATGTCACCTTCAGAGGAGGTCGCCGACGATCTCCGCCCCAGAGAGGCCGATACCCCGATGACCGACCAGAATCCCGATCCCTACCACTCCCCTGCCCTGGTGATCAGCGAGTGCCAGGTAGGCATCCTGGAGTCGGGCCGATCCGTGACCGGCAGCCTGGCCGAGCAGGCCGAGACCCGCGGCATCGTCGACCGCATCGGCACGCTCGCGAACCGGTTCCGCGAACGCGGCCTCCCGGTCGTGCACTGCCTCATCGAGCACCGCGCCGACCAGATCGGCATGCTGCCCAACTCCTACCTCGGCGCGATGGCGCTTCGGTCGAGGACGATGACCGCCGGCACGCGCGACGTGGCCGTGCCTGCCGCGCTCGGGCCGAAGCCCTCCGACATCGTCAGCAGCCGTGCCACCGGCCTGACCGCCTTCTACGGCACCGACCTGGACGCCATGCTGCGCCACTGCCGGGTCCGCACCCTGGTCCTGACCGGCGTCTCGACCAACGTCGCGCTGCCCGGACTCGCGATGGAGGCCGTCAACCGCGGCTACGACGTCGCCCTCGCCGAGGACTGCACCGCCGGCTCCTCGGCCGAGGCCCACGAGTTCTTCGTACGCAACCAACTCGCCCTTCTCGCCCGCATCACCACCGCCGCCGACGTCGCCGCCCGCCTTCCATAG
- a CDS encoding aldehyde dehydrogenase family protein, with the protein MSVTQDVTLGETRMLIDGELVEATSGRTFANVNPATEETIGQVADGAAVEMDRAIAAARRAFDETDWSTNHAFRKRCLEQLQEALESEREQFRAELVAEAGTPVVVTYMAQLDWPLADGLLWPAKQIEQFAWERELPPSSLAGMNSRRLVWKEAIGVVGAIVPWNYPFEVLIGKLGPILATGNTVVVKPAPDTPWNATRVGRLIAEKTDIPPGVVNIVTSADHLVGELLTLDPRVDLISFTGSTVTGKRIMEKGAATLKRVFLELGGKSAAIILDDADFASTVPAGMSVCMHAGQGCAMQTRMLLPRSRYDEGVELITAAMRQVPWGDPTDPSMFMGPLISARQHERVTGLIRTGIEEGAKLVVGGPDRPAGQDKGFFVEPTLFVDVDNAMTIAQEEIFGPVLAVIPYDDDDDAVRIANDSRYGLSGAVHGSPERAMSVARRVRTGSLSVNNSLWYGADSPYGGYKTSGLGRQNGIEGFEQYLETKAVSFPVQP; encoded by the coding sequence ATGTCGGTGACCCAGGATGTGACGCTCGGCGAGACTAGGATGCTGATCGACGGAGAGCTTGTCGAGGCGACATCCGGCCGAACGTTCGCCAACGTCAACCCAGCGACCGAAGAGACCATCGGCCAAGTGGCCGACGGGGCGGCGGTCGAGATGGACAGGGCGATCGCGGCTGCCCGGCGAGCCTTCGACGAGACCGACTGGTCGACCAACCATGCCTTCCGCAAGCGCTGCCTGGAGCAGCTGCAGGAGGCGCTGGAGTCGGAGCGCGAGCAGTTCCGGGCCGAGCTGGTCGCCGAGGCGGGAACGCCGGTGGTGGTGACCTACATGGCCCAGCTCGACTGGCCACTGGCCGACGGCCTGCTGTGGCCCGCCAAGCAGATCGAGCAGTTCGCCTGGGAACGCGAGCTCCCGCCGAGCAGCCTGGCCGGGATGAACAGCCGGCGGCTGGTCTGGAAGGAGGCCATCGGCGTCGTCGGCGCGATCGTGCCGTGGAACTACCCGTTCGAAGTCCTCATCGGCAAGCTCGGCCCGATCCTGGCCACGGGCAACACGGTCGTGGTCAAGCCCGCCCCCGACACTCCGTGGAACGCGACCAGGGTGGGGCGGCTCATTGCGGAGAAGACCGACATACCGCCGGGGGTGGTCAACATCGTGACCTCCGCCGACCACCTGGTCGGCGAGCTCCTCACCCTCGACCCGCGGGTCGACCTGATCTCCTTCACCGGCTCCACCGTCACCGGGAAGCGGATCATGGAGAAGGGCGCCGCCACGCTCAAGCGGGTGTTCCTGGAGCTGGGCGGGAAGTCAGCGGCGATCATCCTCGACGACGCGGACTTCGCCTCCACCGTGCCAGCCGGGATGAGCGTGTGCATGCACGCGGGCCAAGGATGCGCGATGCAGACCCGGATGCTGCTCCCCCGCTCACGCTATGACGAGGGTGTGGAGCTGATCACCGCTGCGATGCGACAGGTTCCGTGGGGCGACCCCACCGACCCGAGCATGTTCATGGGCCCGTTGATCAGCGCTCGCCAGCATGAGCGGGTCACCGGCCTGATCCGTACCGGGATCGAGGAAGGGGCGAAGCTCGTCGTGGGCGGCCCGGACCGCCCCGCCGGCCAGGACAAGGGGTTCTTCGTCGAGCCGACCCTCTTCGTGGACGTCGACAACGCGATGACGATCGCCCAGGAGGAGATCTTCGGACCCGTGCTCGCGGTGATCCCCTACGACGATGACGACGACGCGGTCCGGATCGCCAACGACAGCAGGTACGGCCTCTCCGGAGCGGTCCATGGCTCCCCCGAGCGAGCGATGTCGGTCGCCCGTCGGGTCCGCACGGGTTCGCTCTCGGTCAACAACAGCCTCTGGTACGGCGCCGACTCTCCCTACGGCGGCTACAAGACCAGCGGGCTCGGGCGACAGAACGGGATCGAGGGGTTCGAGCAGTACCTCGAGACCAAGGCCGTCTCGTTCCCCGTCCAGCCCTGA
- a CDS encoding mycofactocin-coupled SDR family oxidoreductase: MTGRLEGKVAFITGAARGQGRSHAVRLAEEGADIIAVDLCEQIESNPYPLATAEDLEETVRLVKDLGRNIVASKADVRERDQLRDVLDAGVAELGRLDIVVANAGILPMAMGDPDPLDFVDATDVDLVGVMNTVAVAIPHLQAYASIVVTGSTAAMLPNTTDNPAMGPGSAGYGWSKKTLIGYTEQMALHLASQLIRVNCVHPTNVNTHLLHNDGIYQQFRPDLEHPTREDAEPAFNMFQAMPIPYVEPVDISNLVLFLASDEARYITGQQIRVDAGSLLKFPGGPA, translated from the coding sequence ATGACCGGTCGCCTCGAAGGCAAGGTCGCATTCATCACCGGCGCCGCGCGGGGGCAGGGCCGCAGTCATGCGGTGCGGCTCGCGGAGGAGGGCGCCGACATCATCGCCGTCGACCTGTGCGAGCAGATCGAGTCCAACCCCTACCCGCTGGCCACCGCCGAGGACCTGGAGGAGACCGTACGCCTGGTCAAGGATCTCGGCCGCAACATCGTCGCCAGCAAGGCAGACGTACGCGAGCGCGACCAGCTCCGCGACGTGCTCGACGCCGGCGTCGCCGAGCTCGGCCGCCTCGACATCGTCGTGGCCAACGCCGGCATCCTGCCGATGGCGATGGGCGACCCCGACCCGCTCGACTTCGTCGACGCCACCGACGTCGACCTGGTCGGCGTGATGAACACCGTCGCCGTCGCGATCCCGCACCTGCAGGCGTACGCCTCGATCGTGGTCACCGGATCGACGGCCGCGATGCTGCCGAACACGACGGACAACCCCGCGATGGGCCCGGGCAGCGCCGGTTACGGCTGGTCGAAGAAGACGCTCATCGGCTACACCGAGCAGATGGCGCTGCACCTGGCATCGCAGCTCATCCGGGTCAACTGCGTCCACCCCACCAACGTCAACACCCACCTGCTCCACAACGACGGCATCTACCAGCAGTTCCGCCCCGACCTCGAGCACCCGACCCGCGAGGATGCCGAGCCGGCCTTCAACATGTTCCAGGCGATGCCGATCCCCTACGTCGAGCCGGTCGACATCTCCAACCTGGTGCTCTTCCTGGCCTCGGACGAGGCCCGTTACATCACCGGTCAGCAGATCCGCGTCGACGCCGGCTCGCTGCTCAAATTCCCCGGCGGCCCGGCCTGA